The stretch of DNA CATTAAATGCTTTAATATACAATTGACGAAGATCACTGTCATTTGCattctatataaataattataacaaaaaaaaaaattattaaataacccagtaattataaatatatatatataaaaataaaattaacaaagacCCTCATCAtcacatcatcaacatcactGTATCCtaatttataactattttgaaataaatcttCAAGAttacgaatttatttaaaattatttaatttgttatatactttttttttttacagaactTGTTTGCCACTACAATTATATGccgaaaaatacaaatataaaaaaaggaaatttgaaataaataaaattacaaataatataacaattaatttggaTTActcaataattgaaaataaaacaaaatgtttttatcttgttcatatatacaaaattcgtataaatgataattcaagTCTCGTTGTTGATTCACTTGGTTCTTGGTGTCCCGGAATTACTATTCACAAATTTCCGgttagtatatataaataattaacactattttaaatacaataatgacacaaaattttatataaaaaaaataatttaaattttcaggtAAATGTTGCACtacgtaataatttttttcaattaccaATACTAGTTGGTATCTTAAATGGTACAAGTGATGATCAAAATGTTGAAAGTCCATTTTATCAAGAAGATCAAAATGAAGCTGAaccatttgatgattttataaattttcttgcaAGTAGTTTAAACTCTAGGTAacatttacataatattttatagaaaaaaaaaaaaaaaaaagtatcaacaACTAGAGAATAATTAACAACTAAACAGCTTATTgcgtgaatattttttttttttttttatgaatagtTTAGAGATAGTAACGTATGAAAAAGTAGGTACATTAACAAACAAAGTATGGAGCAATCTTCTAGGTGACATATACAATGGAGCACGTGATTTAGGTCTTGGTTATATTACAGTTAATGACGAACGTCAGCGTGATATGCGATTTACTCATCCTTTGATTCGTTATACGTacgtaaatatattcaataaaattacattaatatACAATAGAAATTGAATTGaccaattatttaaataattattgtatgctatgaatcatcaaaagtaaaataaaaacgatatAACAATATTTGATCAAAGCTAGCATcaccaaaaattttataaaaataaaaaaaatacttgtaatatcaaaataatacctggatttaatttttcttttattttttaatctttaaaaaattcaaaaataattatagatgttttttttttgcagacgTAATATTTATGTACGACCACCAGAATCAGGAACAATGcgtgatatatttttacaaccTTTTAAtaatcgtttatttttttgtgttggacttatgcaattttttataataacaacaattggtACAATTGATTatgctgaaaataatatatttaataataaatatgataataaaaatggtatTGGTGAAGCAACTCTGTGGTGTACTTCAATTATGTGCATGCAgggtaaaaaatatcattgagttatcaatttttcttgGTGATAATATTAGTGCATGTGTAGAGATTttgatatgaattttaatttgaaaaaaaaaataaacaggttCACCTTGGAATCCATCAACATTATCTGGTAAAACTGTATTAATTGCAAGTCTTATGTTTGCACTTGTAACATACAATGCATATGCTGGTTTTATAACATCAATACTCTCCGTTCAAGCTGCTGGAATTCGTAATCTTGaagatttatttcaaaataattataaattaggaTACAGTGATGTTGATGACGAGTACATGagggtaattttatttttatatatacctatatttataattactgggttatttattaattttttttttttgttataattatttatatagaatGCAAATGACAGTGATCTTCGTCAATTGTATATTAAAGCATTTAATGGACGTGAATCTGGTCTTAGTACAACATTGGGACTTCAAAAATCTGTCAAAGGAGGATATGGTTTTTTTGTTAGTGCAACACTTGCAAGACGTGCATTGAGAAATTCTCTTATACATGAAAGATGTTCACTCAAAGAAAtcgaaataaaacaaacatttaCAATTGccaataaaatagaaaaaaaagcggtttatttattaacccatacacaataaaaaagaaggtAAAATGTATTATATCTGGGGCTATTCTATTTAagagatttaaaattatattgatagtttaaatatatattaaaataaaataaagaaacgtATACATTCTGAGAATGAGTGAGAGAGGAGTCATCACGAGAATTGGCGAAAGGATGCTTCCTGATATGCCAAAGTGTCATGAGTATACAACATTTCATACAGCAAGAATTGCAGATGTCTATTcagcatttattattttaggtatatataaacaacaaaagtatattactaaaatttttaaaataatatttaaaatgttatttttaatcttgtatAGCAGTTGGTATGTCATTGTCATTGTGCTTGGGAATGCTAGAAAGAATATGGTAtcagagaaatttttttaaaaataaaataatatattctctATTAcgatggaaaaataataatacaaatttaaaaaaagataataatttaacaaaaaaaaatataaaagattatcatcatatatttttaaaaagaaaatattcacAAATATCAAGTTCAATGAAAATgagtcatcaaaaaaattatatatttccatTTCAGCATTGATAACACAGCtgctttgttttattttttttttttatcataaaatttccattgatttgaattattttaatacacacgcaatgaaaaaaaaaaaacaacttgataataattaattcgagaagtatttttttatacctcGACAATCacgtaaaatttcaaattcacCATTGcacaatattgattttaaatttttatcacaaccATCATACCATTCTTtccatttttcataaattttaactgctccaattatttcaacaatttcccaacatcttttttttaatctatattaaaaaaatatatatatcaaagagcaatttatattgtttaatatatttttttctcacattATATGAGtcagaataaatatatgtataaaaatgtattacaATGTCTCCCAAAGTTCATCATTACTGGACTCAAAAATCACTGATTGTGGTAGACTATCTCCAATATATCGCTGTCCATTGATCTCTCTCATTCTGTgactaattaaaagtaaataaagattaaaaacaaaaaacaattatattgtcATTGTAATATCAAAAAGACGtgttattttcttctttttttttatctaattaattaagatgtccacttgtattttatcacaaattttccgaatgataattttaactaaaaaatctGGATATACGACTTCTCGATTccaagttatttaatttttataacatacGCCTCTTTGTCATTACATTGACAAATTAACAagagtttaaattatttctttgttaTACTTTTTGAATGCCTCATTGCATACAATGCCAAAGAGTAATTCAACCTCTGTATCATTTAGAAATTTATCAGGTGATGTGACATCATGTAAATCTATCAATGTTACATTGAtctagaaatgaaaaaaaataaaataacaaaaacaataatgtaTTACATAATTTTGTATGAAATCATGCCATGCATGTAGTCGCgtgtttattatttcaaacttGTATctgatttattgatatatctagatgaaaaaaaaaaaataaacaaataaatataataaaaatctacTGGCCTTATCAGCAATTGCAAGACAAAGGTCACATCTCACACAGCTTGATGTCATGTTGATAGAATGTAATGTTGACGGAACGTGATATGgtattttttgtacaattttaaAACCAACATTATTACAATCACAATATGGATCATAttcattatattcatttaattttttagtaaatatatttttgttttcattaatgtcatttttaattgataatttatcattaatattgttatttttttgtcgacCAAATGCttcaatttcataataataaataagtattataaaaattaatatattattatgtaacattttttttttaatgaattaaatcatttaaagtgataaaattgaattttaaatattaataaaattatttggttatataaaaacaaatttaatcgATTGtcgattgaaaaataaattattattattatcctgttaaaaaacatataaataaaaaaaaaattaaatttataaatatgaataataattaacaaaaaattaattttttttttcaattaaattaagtttatttatagaaatgagtattttatttttttattataaatgtgtCTTTTGtgttttacatttaattgtaaaaaaaaataaatatatacacaatattttaaaatttttaaaataataagataCTGATTTTCTTATCGTCAAAAATcattaaacatttataaacttgaaatgttatttttttattcaaacgatgataataatttattttaaattatttatgtatagataatttttttgatttacattattaaacaatttatgtgatttaaaaattataattattaatttttaatatcaacacGTTTAACTCCAGCTTTTTCTGCACAAATTCCAGtaaaaaatacatcatcaaAATGCACAAATGGTTGTGACATTgcaacattataaatttttttaacaacatcaAAACTCATGATATAACCATTTTTCGTTTCCAAATATTGCGGATAGTATTCATCTTCAAACTCATAACTCGGCATGTACCTGatgcaaaaaattatataaataaacagttaaataaattttaaaatataaaaaaaatttatcaagtctAACCAATCACTGTATGGATCCCTCGAAGCATATTCGTTTGACTTTAAATGTcctattaataatgatttatttttatttttttgaatcctcgatattgtttcaattaaatttacagaGTCGATATGTGAATCATCACGAAATATACCAAAGTATTGTGTATTATTACAGTTTTTAATAATCCATTTAAACGCCATTCCAATTTCTATTGTTGCATTATAAAAAGAAGTATGAAATGATTCTTGAATTATATCACCGTAATCTTGAGACtcttcttgtattttttcctgaaattataatattaatatttagctttttttatgaataaaaataataattatacgtACATTAACAGAagaatttttagataaaccaattagaaaatttattgttatttttttactgtcaACTCTTCTTCGTATACCTTTTGAAAATCTTATTTCATGTCGAGATTCAAAATTGTCATCTTTTGAGACTACAATTATATTGAGATATGGTTTTGCAGACTTACAATAATGACTGGGTTGTAATATGGTTGTAATTTTATGAGGTTGTATGTAAAGACTCAAACTTCTGCTTTTAGTGGCGGGCcactctttaaaaaaatatatataaaaatttcgataatttttttaaaataaattgtggtTAATTTCTTCTTCAAGTACTTAcccttttcaatttttgtatgAAAATTGTCTCTTCCTAAAAAACTATCCTCCCATACCCAACAATCAACACTGgcttgtaaataaaatacaaacaatagcaaataaaaaattgtactagataaattttttcgttCAATTATCAAActattttccataattttttccatcatttataatttacaaactattttaaatggtgatatgactattttttttttcttataatgatataaatgttagaaaaaaaattatatatatagagaaaaaaaacaccTGTGCTTGATTGAAAGTTCCAGAATGTTTATGACTATGTATATGATAAGAAGAATAATATAGAGCAAGTGATGATGATTGgttaaaaaatgtcataagGTATCAAagccagaaaaataaaataaaaaataattaagtataTCATAAATAGAGTATCCGATTCATGATGATTGGCTTAAAAGTTGTCATTCGATTTCGAGCCAAGTGTAAAATAACAACTATCATCAAGAAAACGcgtgattaataataatgatttatttatttatatcgtgTTGGAAGATTTAGTGAATaactatcaattttaaatatcattattttgttccataaaattacatgaatgcttatataaataacacgtgtttatttaatacaattatttattattttccattgtatcttaaattttttaaaattattttctaattaagaatcatgacaaatatatattatattttatatttatataatttattaataatttatacgttgctgtattatttttataattaaaataacaattactcattttttctatccgttTATTTCATACTTTATTTCATTGtaagtgtttttaaaaatattttgttcaatCAAAGTGTCCCtctagtattttaaaatatttctatttttttgcttttatattCAATCAAGTTTCGATtctcaattatttcaattttctcTGGTTTAATGGAAAAGTTTAAAGCAGTGTAAAAAtgacttaataattttaccttgTAATTTGTAAACAACACCTGTAAGTCCATGTGTTCTAAACTGCTAAATATATTTGCTCCAAtcttcaattataaataaataaaatatttatgtattgttaattttattattttatcttttttaaattataaaatattaaacaatgaaatttacaaCTGATGCTGTAACAAAATGTGCAGCTCGTTTAGGTACATTATCTGAATTCTCAAAATTTccagatattatttttgagaCTCCACTTGTTTTACTTTATACAAaagtaagtttatttatataatttaattgtttaaaaaataataaatttaattgatatgataatttttttaatttacagcgTGGAACTGTACCACATTTGACAAAAgatgtattaaaaatgttgaCAAATGAACAACAATTATTGTCAGTATCATTGCCATCAGTTGTAACAATGACTGATTCAATAAGtcaatcaaaattatcatttactgAATTTGTTAGTATGAAAGAATATCcaacattattaacaatacaaGATCCAGCTGAAGAAAATAGtccaacaaaaagaaaaaacgatTCAATTGCAGTTTGGACAAAACATGGTTATCATTATTTAGATTCTAAAAAATACATGGATActgttgaaattttaaaacctGATATTTACATGGCACTGTGTGATGGTGATGTTAATAAAGATAGTACAAAAAAACGTTTATCAAAAAGTATGGAAAATAGTAAAAGTCAATTAAAACGTTGCTATCAAAGACACGAGTCatctgaaattttaaaaaataattttctattggGACCAGTTGAAGGAGGTTTCGATTTACATGCACGTGAAGAATCTGTTAAATTACTACTAGAAATGAATTTATCAGGATATGTTATTGATGGTATACATCAAAATGGACCAAATATTCAAGACTTGGTATTTActgatattgaaaaagttgttcAACACACAATTGTaagtttaaaataacaatttaaatttaattttatcaattatatacGATAGATTACtgtaattgtattatttttttttaaacagaattTATTACCAGCAGAAAAATTAAAGGTATCAATGGGCTGTTGGAATCCTCTTGTTGTTTTGGAATTAATTGAATCAGGAATTGATATATTTGATTCATCATATCCATATGTTCTTACTGAAGCATCGAAAGCTCTTACACTTATTCGTAATAATGATGAGCAAGATGTGTTTAACATGCAAAAATCATACTAAAGCTTATATCAATCATTTACATAACACAAAAGAAATGCtgtgttatatattattaatgatgtaagtaaattatttttttttatactgatgtaaattatttaaataatttattaatttatttgttttttctttcagaCACAATACACATCAGTatctagaattttttaaagccatTAGAAAACATATAAAATCTGGAACTTttagtgattttaaaaaacaaatatcagctttatttttataataaaaaatgagtacatttaaataaaaataatttcataaaaagtttattaatttacttgctaattatcacaaaaacaaaaaaaaactaattaattaattttttagatattaatttttattttcttttatgaaTAAGAATTTCTAAATATGGTGGTTCATAACGTCGTTTTCGAATTCTTGATATTTCTTCtgcttttttaataaattcaattaaatataacatttacgtttgtttactttttatcttctctctttttttaatacctGAATTTACTTTGCACATGCGGactagctattttttttcatacacatAGAAACTGCCATAAACACCAATTGTATG from Aphidius gifuensis isolate YNYX2018 linkage group LG4, ASM1490517v1, whole genome shotgun sequence encodes:
- the LOC122853763 gene encoding LOW QUALITY PROTEIN: glutamate receptor 1-like (The sequence of the model RefSeq protein was modified relative to this genomic sequence to represent the inferred CDS: substituted 1 base at 1 genomic stop codon); this encodes MLNKNVLLYNLPLPMSLQLIIDYAKWRSWKQMVIFDDLSSGNVSMSYARALLKCLAKEGISISIQPTTLPKLPEALEIRRHRVGAVVFMDKINFTSPDNVLNIASTKRLFDYYISWLLITEKPNDASIDMNLRNFTIGINADVIIATSYFDNYMAIEQTHVYLNRTCLPLQLYAEKYKYKKRKFEINKITNNITINLDYSIIENKTKCFYLVHIYKIRINDNSSLVVDSLGSWCPGITIHKFPVNVALRNNFFQLPILVGILNGTSDDQNVESPFYQEDQNEAEPFDDFINFLASSLNSSLEIVTYEKVGTLTNKVWSNLLGDIYNGARDLGLGYITVNDERQRDMRFTHPLIRYTRNIYVRPPESGTMRDIFLQPFNNRLFFCVGLMQFFIITTIGTIDYAENNIFNNKYDNKNGIGEATLWCTSIMCMQGSPWNPSTLSGKTVLIASLMFALVTYNAYAGFITSILSVQAAGIRNLEDLFQNNYKLGYSDVDDEYMRNANDSDLRQLYIKAFNGRESGLSTTLGLQKSVKGGYGFFVSATLARRALRNSLIHERCSLKEIEIKQTFTIANKIEKKAVYLLTHTQXKRRNVYILRMSERGVITRIGERMLPDMPKCHEYTTFHTARIADVYSAFIILAVGMSLSLCLGMLERIWYQRNFFKNKIIYSLLRWKNNNTN
- the LOC122854836 gene encoding uncharacterized protein LOC122854836; the protein is MLHNNILIFIILIYYYEIEAFGRQKNNNINDKLSIKNDINENKNIFTKKLNEYNEYDPYCDCNNVGFKIVQKIPYHVPSTLHSINMTSSCVRCDLCLAIADKINVTLIDLHDVTSPDKFLNDTEVELLFGIVCNEAFKKMREINGQRYIGDSLPQSVIFESSNDELWETLLKKRCWEIVEIIGAVKIYEKWKEWYDGCDKNLKSILCNGEFEILRDCRGIKKYFSN
- the LOC122853764 gene encoding beta-1,3-galactosyltransferase 5-like, which codes for MEKIMENSLIIERKNLSSTIFYLLLFVFYLQASVDCWVWEDSFLGRDNFHTKIEKEWPATKSRSLSLYIQPHKITTILQPSHYCKSAKPYLNIIVVSKDDNFESRHEIRFSKGIRRRVDSKKITINFLIGLSKNSSVNEKIQEESQDYGDIIQESFHTSFYNATIEIGMAFKWIIKNCNNTQYFGIFRDDSHIDSVNLIETISRIQKNKNKSLLIGHLKSNEYASRDPYSDWYMPSYEFEDEYYPQYLETKNGYIMSFDVVKKIYNVAMSQPFVHFDDVFFTGICAEKAGVKRVDIKN
- the LOC122854834 gene encoding LOW QUALITY PROTEIN: queuine tRNA-ribosyltransferase accessory subunit 2 (The sequence of the model RefSeq protein was modified relative to this genomic sequence to represent the inferred CDS: inserted 2 bases in 1 codon), with the translated sequence MKFTTDAVTKCAARLGTLSEFSKFPDIIFETPLVLLYTKRGTVPHLTKDVLKMLTNEQQLLSVSLPSVVTMTDSISQSKLSFTEFVSMKEYPTLLTIQDPAEENSPTKRKNDSIAVWTKHGYHYLDSKKYMDTVEILKPDIYMALCDGDVNKDSTKKRLSKSMENSKSQLKRCYQRHESSEILKNNFLLGPVEGGFDLHAREESVKLLLEMNLSGYVIDGIHQNGPNIQDLVFTDIEKVVQHTINLLPAEKLKVSMGCWNPLVVLELIESGIDIFDSSYPYVLTEASKALTLIRNNDEQDXCLTCKNHTKAYINHLHNTKEMLCYILLMIHNTHQYLEFFKAIRKHIKSGTFSDFKKQISALFL